One window from the genome of Desulfobacterales bacterium encodes:
- a CDS encoding class I SAM-dependent methyltransferase — MSQITGNLFRFKDDHAYERLRNVFGIAGYNDGNILETLGVKNFPSIRGTDVPLLMRRTEQQSALNTLIRLFLMEVPVSMTAAKRAFDSEGLSACTSAGLLLESGGEVIARIKILPFKGLLVAFDQNRMLLSAEKARYVMGIGASSLTLANLTIRKHAGRTLDLGTGCGIQALLAAQHSDRVIASDKNPRAAGLAAFNARLNGLGHLHCLVGNLFEPFCKHQFDLIVTNPPFVISPETRYIYRDGGMPADHICRTIVREVPKFLTDGGYCQMLCNWAETADNPWEERLREWFDGTGCDVWVLRSESRDAATYADTWIRHTEPGIGPEAFAERFDAWMQYYRTQGIEAVSAGLITMKREAGKLNHFRAEDGPEKMIGPCGKDIQLGFSLRNFLSSIRNNNELFETMFQIAPHVRLVREAVPGETGWTDESFQLQLTQGLAYKGNVDPFVANLVVGCNGKQPLKTLLAQMATQLGVDAPEKIAEPVSGVVRELVARGFLLPGPIND; from the coding sequence ATGTCCCAAATTACAGGTAACCTTTTTCGTTTCAAGGACGACCATGCTTACGAGCGCCTTCGAAACGTGTTCGGCATAGCTGGGTACAACGATGGGAACATCCTGGAGACGTTGGGGGTTAAGAACTTTCCTTCCATACGGGGAACCGATGTGCCCCTGCTGATGCGGCGTACCGAGCAGCAAAGCGCCTTGAATACGCTGATTCGGCTCTTTCTGATGGAAGTGCCGGTTTCAATGACCGCGGCAAAACGGGCTTTTGATTCTGAGGGATTGTCCGCTTGCACGAGTGCGGGATTGCTCCTGGAAAGCGGCGGGGAAGTAATCGCCCGCATCAAGATTCTTCCCTTTAAAGGTCTGCTGGTGGCGTTTGATCAGAACCGCATGCTTCTATCAGCGGAAAAAGCACGGTATGTGATGGGCATCGGCGCAAGCTCCTTGACCCTGGCCAACCTGACCATTCGAAAGCATGCCGGACGCACGCTGGATCTTGGCACCGGGTGCGGCATTCAGGCACTGCTGGCAGCTCAGCACAGCGACAGGGTGATCGCATCGGACAAAAATCCGCGGGCCGCGGGGCTTGCCGCTTTCAATGCCCGGTTAAACGGATTAGGCCACCTTCATTGTCTAGTGGGGAATCTGTTTGAACCGTTTTGCAAGCATCAATTTGACCTGATCGTGACCAATCCGCCCTTCGTTATTTCGCCCGAAACCCGATATATTTACCGGGATGGCGGAATGCCGGCCGACCATATCTGCCGAACCATTGTCCGGGAGGTTCCAAAGTTTTTAACGGATGGCGGTTATTGCCAGATGTTGTGCAACTGGGCCGAAACAGCCGATAACCCCTGGGAGGAGCGACTTCGCGAATGGTTTGACGGCACCGGATGCGATGTATGGGTGCTGCGCTCTGAAAGCCGGGATGCGGCCACCTATGCCGACACCTGGATTCGTCACACGGAGCCCGGCATCGGCCCGGAAGCCTTTGCCGAACGCTTTGATGCGTGGATGCAATATTACCGGACCCAGGGCATCGAGGCGGTGAGCGCGGGACTGATCACCATGAAGCGCGAAGCCGGCAAATTGAATCATTTCAGAGCGGAAGATGGCCCGGAAAAAATGATCGGCCCCTGTGGAAAGGATATTCAGCTCGGCTTTTCGCTTCGGAATTTTCTTTCATCTATACGTAATAATAACGAATTATTTGAGACAATGTTCCAGATAGCCCCCCATGTGCGCCTGGTGCGAGAAGCCGTCCCCGGTGAAACGGGCTGGACCGATGAATCCTTTCAGTTGCAACTGACACAGGGGTTGGCTTATAAGGGCAATGTCGACCCCTTTGTCGCCAATCTGGTGGTCGGCTGTAACGGTAAACAGCCGCTGAAAACGCTTCTGGCGCAAATGGCGACACAACTCGGGGTGGACGCCCCCGAAAAGATAGCGGAACCCGTGAGCGGTGTGGTTCGTGAGCTTGTTGCACGCGGATTCTTATTGCCGGGTCCAATCAATGATTAA
- a CDS encoding DUF2169 domain-containing protein, which translates to MDLDNGTPFPAVFMNTIISEERMLGAVVVKAVFRIKDNALVSDEGPPWPVGGMPFKTEYGDLEGETPFLRDGADLIVLGNAYPSQDTAGFVNVTIQAGKFAYGINVFGDRTWVRHRPDEPLIPSTPEPFSCIPLVWERAYGGKAQVDAGEMPFAANPAGRGFFIEESAAEGGLLPNLEDPDHPIQTWQDQPDPRAPGPYPKEWSLRAHRAAEFNTEGPVPRLIKLKPAYFNNANPHLVLKPAPTPGEIIMVNNVQPKGGGCQFAIPELSFHVYVQLQDRPYVFPAHLDSIILLTEEKRVIFGYRCVFRYRMVPLERRIAVLRTGPAPLAPPPEYFIQWAEPEMKVPAYE; encoded by the coding sequence ATGGATTTAGATAATGGCACCCCGTTTCCCGCCGTTTTTATGAATACCATCATATCGGAAGAACGCATGCTCGGCGCCGTAGTGGTAAAGGCTGTATTTCGAATCAAGGACAACGCGCTGGTTTCCGATGAGGGGCCGCCATGGCCGGTGGGCGGGATGCCCTTTAAAACCGAATACGGCGACCTGGAGGGGGAAACGCCCTTTCTCCGTGATGGCGCGGACCTGATAGTGCTGGGCAACGCTTACCCGTCGCAGGATACGGCCGGATTTGTCAATGTAACGATACAGGCCGGTAAATTCGCCTACGGTATTAACGTGTTTGGCGATCGCACGTGGGTCCGTCATCGTCCGGATGAACCCCTTATCCCCAGCACCCCGGAGCCTTTCTCTTGCATTCCCCTTGTCTGGGAACGCGCCTATGGCGGCAAAGCGCAGGTCGATGCCGGTGAGATGCCGTTTGCCGCCAATCCGGCAGGGCGCGGTTTCTTTATTGAAGAATCTGCGGCGGAAGGCGGGCTGCTTCCCAATCTCGAAGATCCGGATCATCCCATTCAGACGTGGCAGGATCAACCGGATCCGCGTGCACCGGGTCCTTACCCGAAGGAATGGTCCCTGCGCGCGCATCGCGCTGCGGAGTTCAACACGGAAGGGCCGGTGCCCCGGCTCATCAAGTTGAAGCCGGCTTACTTCAACAATGCAAACCCGCACCTCGTGCTGAAGCCAGCGCCGACTCCCGGTGAGATCATCATGGTGAACAATGTCCAACCGAAAGGCGGTGGTTGCCAGTTCGCTATTCCGGAGCTAAGTTTTCATGTTTACGTTCAGCTTCAGGATCGGCCCTATGTATTCCCTGCTCACCTGGATTCAATTATCCTTCTAACCGAGGAAAAACGGGTTATCTTTGGATACCGGTGTGTGTTCCGGTACCGCATGGTGCCTTTGGAACGACGCATCGCGGTTCTTCGTACCGGCCCGGCACCGCTCGCACCGCCTCCCGAGTATTTCATCCAATGGGCGGAACCTGAAATGAAGGTGCCAGCTTATGAGTGA
- a CDS encoding DUF2169 domain-containing protein: MSEIDFNALPGTEMIRFVCAQPGNTPQLALVFKRAFTIASTGRCELTEEALQLQDDVTLWEAERPLPLVSPPRWDADLYAFKPATDIVVQGHAYAYNAIPTVDVELRAGPITRVVRVHGDRHLEWTGQKAAFTPPAPFMKMPLRYDRAYGGVDTVALAREGDPLVKAFQAAQPRFADIVAGNTEFHYPRNPSGCGYLMTADRESIEAAKVPNLEFPFDPVTPERLAVGKPEAWLRAPLPAGFDWYHPSWFPRLAFAGQVHEHEKIAGDVPETRQGWIPPDILTLSQGRFPFFDLRFQQGASPGLAISNFPPDAELFLKNLFPSVPEKRLRLPGTLPKVTIALKPSDQRETRTKLTAVVVQPDENRVILVYAAICEVSRRYGNHEMAVMKWSIA, encoded by the coding sequence ATGAGTGAAATCGACTTCAATGCGCTGCCCGGGACGGAAATGATCCGGTTTGTCTGTGCGCAACCGGGGAACACGCCCCAGCTTGCGCTGGTTTTCAAGCGGGCTTTCACCATTGCTTCCACCGGGCGCTGTGAGCTAACGGAAGAAGCGCTTCAGCTACAGGACGATGTGACCCTATGGGAGGCGGAGCGCCCCCTGCCGCTGGTTTCCCCGCCCCGCTGGGATGCGGATCTATACGCATTCAAGCCTGCAACGGATATCGTCGTTCAGGGCCACGCATATGCGTATAATGCCATCCCCACGGTCGATGTCGAGCTCCGCGCCGGGCCCATCACGCGCGTCGTTCGTGTCCACGGTGACCGACACCTCGAATGGACCGGCCAAAAGGCGGCCTTCACCCCGCCCGCGCCGTTCATGAAAATGCCGTTGCGCTATGATCGCGCTTACGGCGGCGTTGACACGGTTGCGCTGGCGCGAGAAGGCGACCCGCTGGTGAAAGCCTTTCAGGCGGCCCAACCTCGCTTTGCAGACATCGTGGCCGGCAATACGGAGTTTCATTACCCACGCAATCCCAGTGGCTGTGGCTATTTGATGACAGCGGACCGCGAAAGCATTGAAGCGGCAAAGGTGCCTAACCTGGAATTTCCGTTTGATCCCGTAACACCGGAGCGTCTGGCGGTGGGCAAACCCGAGGCGTGGCTTCGGGCACCGCTTCCCGCCGGATTTGATTGGTACCACCCCTCCTGGTTTCCGCGTCTTGCCTTTGCAGGCCAGGTGCATGAGCATGAAAAGATTGCCGGCGATGTGCCGGAAACACGCCAGGGGTGGATTCCACCGGATATTCTGACGCTCTCGCAAGGGCGTTTTCCTTTTTTCGATCTTCGCTTTCAGCAGGGGGCTTCGCCGGGCCTTGCAATTTCGAATTTTCCCCCGGATGCCGAACTGTTTCTGAAGAATCTCTTTCCATCAGTGCCCGAGAAACGACTGCGCCTTCCCGGCACGTTGCCGAAAGTCACCATCGCGCTGAAACCTTCCGATCAGCGTGAGACCCGAACCAAACTGACCGCAGTCGTCGTCCAACCCGACGAAAACCGGGTGATTCTTGTATATGCCGCCATCTGCGAAGTTTCGCGTCGCTATGGCAATCACGAAATGGCGGTTATGAAATGGAGCATTGCGTAA
- a CDS encoding class I SAM-dependent methyltransferase, with the protein MEDFKADQGAAITPYDKMPYPAGAYPQSHPDRLETLAALFGMTPPDLRSCRVLELGCADGSNLIPMACALPGSRFVGVDLSARQVSAGRKAIAALSLENIDLRHSDIRDIDQRFGTFDYIICHGVYSWVPAAVQQKILSICRERLHENGVAYISYNTYPGWRMRGMLRDMMLYHSRKFDDPLKQIEQARALIQWLSESVRGQNNPYGMLLRIELEQMRNWQDTYFRHDSLEEINEPVYFHEFTELAAKHGLKYLAEAEFPMMLAGNCGSSIFNTLERLGRDIIEMEQYMDFLRNRMFRQTLLCHEGVSLNRTLGPWCLSGLHCAAAARAAHSTPSLASEKEEIFHGLQQQTISSREPIVKTALVCLAECWPATLSLSELTEKARARIAGLMKASGIPVPDIETDRQTLAGALLNCFSQGICELHCHPVPFVLSAGEHPQACAWVRYSAHKGTVTSRRHEQVALDTFERQLVPLLDGCQDRTAIVAALTDLAASGALVVDVEGRRMQAPTELRRIMGIALEEKLHQFGRQGLLIR; encoded by the coding sequence ATGGAAGATTTCAAAGCAGATCAAGGCGCCGCAATCACCCCGTATGACAAGATGCCCTATCCCGCCGGTGCCTATCCACAGAGCCATCCGGACCGGTTGGAAACACTTGCGGCGCTTTTCGGGATGACCCCGCCCGACCTTCGTTCATGCCGTGTCCTCGAATTGGGATGTGCGGACGGCTCAAACCTGATCCCCATGGCATGCGCCCTGCCGGGCAGCCGGTTCGTGGGGGTCGACCTTTCGGCGCGGCAGGTCAGCGCCGGCCGGAAGGCGATCGCGGCATTGTCCTTGGAGAATATCGACCTGCGCCATTCGGACATTCGGGATATAGACCAACGTTTCGGGACGTTCGATTATATCATTTGCCACGGGGTGTATTCGTGGGTACCGGCGGCGGTTCAGCAAAAAATTCTGAGCATCTGCCGCGAGCGACTTCATGAAAACGGTGTTGCCTACATCAGCTACAATACTTATCCGGGCTGGCGAATGCGCGGCATGCTTCGCGACATGATGCTGTATCATTCCCGAAAATTCGATGATCCGCTAAAGCAAATCGAACAGGCGCGCGCGCTGATCCAATGGCTGAGCGAGTCCGTTCGCGGACAGAACAACCCGTACGGCATGCTGCTTCGAATCGAGCTGGAACAGATGCGCAACTGGCAGGACACGTATTTCCGGCATGATTCGTTAGAAGAGATCAACGAGCCGGTCTATTTCCATGAGTTTACCGAACTGGCGGCCAAGCACGGACTTAAATACCTCGCAGAGGCCGAGTTCCCGATGATGCTTGCCGGCAATTGCGGCTCGTCTATTTTCAATACGCTGGAACGGTTGGGCCGCGACATCATCGAAATGGAACAATACATGGATTTTTTGAGAAACCGGATGTTCAGGCAAACACTGCTGTGCCATGAGGGCGTTTCGCTCAACCGGACGCTGGGGCCGTGGTGCCTGAGCGGTCTGCATTGTGCTGCCGCCGCAAGGGCAGCGCATTCGACCCCTTCGTTGGCCTCGGAAAAGGAAGAGATATTTCACGGCTTGCAACAGCAGACGATTTCCAGCCGGGAGCCGATCGTGAAAACCGCGCTGGTTTGCCTGGCTGAGTGCTGGCCGGCGACCCTATCTCTTTCCGAACTGACGGAAAAAGCACGAGCACGAATCGCCGGTTTGATGAAGGCCTCGGGAATACCGGTTCCGGACATCGAGACCGATAGGCAAACGTTGGCGGGAGCGCTGCTGAATTGTTTCTCTCAAGGAATATGCGAACTGCATTGCCACCCCGTTCCGTTCGTGCTGTCCGCGGGGGAGCATCCGCAAGCCTGCGCCTGGGTCAGATATTCGGCTCACAAGGGGACGGTGACCAGTCGTCGCCACGAACAGGTGGCGCTTGACACCTTTGAAAGGCAATTGGTGCCGTTGCTGGACGGCTGCCAGGATCGCACGGCGATCGTTGCAGCGCTGACGGATTTGGCCGCATCCGGCGCTCTGGTCGTGGATGTGGAAGGCCGGCGCATGCAAGCGCCGACAGAGCTAAGAAGAATCATGGGCATTGCGCTTGAAGAAAAACTGCACCAGTTCGGGCGCCAGGGGCTGTTAATTCGCTAA
- the tssI gene encoding type VI secretion system tip protein TssI/VgrG → MSMYTQENRLIAIETPLGPDVLLLSELSGTEAVSRLFSYRLTLHSENHHIAFADIIGRNVTVSIELDSGEKRYINGIIASFSQSSADPASSEPVNFSKYSAILVPWPWLLARTSDLRIFQELSVPDIIERIFQEKGFRDFAIRLHGQYERKGYCVQYRETDLNFISRLMEEEGIFYFFQHEAGKHTLVLSDSAAEHRPCPEQNIIRYSRTQGAVVDEDVIDSLEIQQEIRIGKFTLNDYNFETPSTKLFVEAISKIDLGPGEREIYDYPAEYGKRTQGNRLANLFMEGEEAQITTIFGTSNCRDLRTGYRFELQDYFREDMNDKSYVLLEISHMASSNIARVSNEGGAVYKNSFSCIPHETPFRPQRMTAKPIVEGLQTAVVVGPPGEEIYTDEYGRVKVQFHWDREGQNNEDSSCWIRVSQSASGQGWGSIYVPRIGQEVIVEFVEGDPDRPIITGCLYNGANPPPFSLPDGKMIMGWKSNTTPGGGGYNEISLNDTKGKEKITIHGQYDMNTTIEHHQTTKIKTGDRTLTIDAGTNTTKVKGTDSLTVEAGSRTVKVTGGDCSTTSTDGAVKLLGNGKGVNITGNTKGVEIGGTGKGVTVSGKGGSGVKISGEPNFEASGAAEAVISSPSVDIGYQTIKIHGTSIELSAGGSTIKIGGSGITIKGPMVNINT, encoded by the coding sequence ATGTCCATGTATACTCAGGAAAACAGGCTGATAGCGATTGAGACGCCGCTCGGGCCAGATGTGTTGTTGCTTAGTGAGCTCAGCGGCACGGAAGCGGTTTCCCGGCTGTTTAGTTACCGCTTAACCCTGCACTCTGAAAATCACCATATTGCCTTTGCCGATATCATTGGCCGGAATGTAACCGTGTCCATTGAGCTGGACAGTGGCGAAAAACGTTACATTAACGGTATCATTGCCTCTTTTTCACAGAGCAGTGCGGATCCGGCAAGTTCGGAACCTGTTAATTTTTCGAAATATTCAGCGATTCTTGTTCCTTGGCCCTGGTTATTGGCAAGAACATCCGACCTCAGAATATTTCAGGAACTATCCGTTCCGGACATCATTGAGAGAATATTCCAGGAAAAAGGGTTCAGAGACTTTGCGATCCGGCTTCACGGACAATATGAGAGAAAAGGATACTGCGTGCAGTACCGGGAAACGGATTTAAATTTCATTTCACGATTGATGGAAGAAGAAGGGATATTTTATTTTTTTCAACATGAAGCAGGAAAGCACACCCTCGTGCTATCCGATTCGGCCGCGGAGCACAGACCCTGCCCGGAGCAGAATATCATTCGGTATTCTCGAACGCAGGGTGCCGTGGTTGATGAAGACGTTATAGACAGCCTCGAGATTCAGCAGGAAATACGAATCGGAAAATTTACGCTGAATGATTATAACTTTGAAACGCCGTCAACAAAACTTTTCGTTGAGGCCATCAGCAAAATCGATCTGGGGCCCGGTGAACGGGAAATATATGACTATCCTGCTGAGTATGGCAAACGCACTCAGGGGAACAGACTTGCCAATCTTTTCATGGAAGGTGAAGAGGCGCAGATCACGACGATTTTCGGTACTAGTAATTGCCGGGACTTGCGTACCGGTTATCGATTTGAATTGCAGGATTACTTCCGGGAAGACATGAACGACAAATCCTATGTGCTGCTGGAAATATCGCATATGGCCTCTTCAAATATCGCACGGGTCAGCAACGAGGGCGGTGCTGTTTATAAAAACAGTTTTTCCTGTATCCCCCATGAGACCCCTTTCCGTCCGCAGCGAATGACCGCCAAGCCGATCGTTGAAGGTCTTCAGACGGCGGTTGTGGTGGGGCCGCCGGGAGAAGAAATATACACGGATGAGTATGGACGGGTCAAGGTTCAGTTTCATTGGGACCGGGAGGGGCAAAATAATGAGGACAGCTCCTGCTGGATACGGGTCAGCCAGTCCGCTTCGGGCCAGGGGTGGGGGTCTATTTATGTTCCCCGAATCGGCCAGGAAGTTATCGTGGAATTTGTTGAAGGTGATCCGGATCGACCGATCATCACGGGGTGTCTTTACAACGGTGCAAATCCCCCGCCCTTCAGCCTTCCCGATGGGAAAATGATCATGGGATGGAAATCGAATACGACTCCGGGCGGCGGGGGGTATAATGAGATTTCGCTAAATGACACGAAGGGAAAAGAAAAAATAACCATTCATGGTCAGTATGACATGAATACGACCATAGAACACCATCAGACCACCAAGATCAAAACAGGGGATCGAACCTTGACGATCGACGCGGGCACCAACACCACAAAGGTGAAAGGGACGGACAGCCTGACCGTCGAGGCCGGTTCACGCACGGTGAAGGTTACGGGGGGTGACTGCAGCACCACCTCTACGGACGGCGCTGTAAAATTACTCGGAAACGGCAAAGGCGTTAACATCACCGGCAATACCAAAGGCGTCGAGATCGGGGGCACGGGCAAAGGGGTTACCGTCTCCGGCAAGGGCGGCAGCGGGGTGAAAATTAGCGGAGAACCCAATTTCGAGGCTTCGGGAGCAGCCGAAGCGGTCATATCGAGCCCAAGCGTCGATATCGGGTATCAAACGATCAAGATTCATGGGACGTCCATCGAATTATCGGCGGGCGGCTCAACCATCAAAATCGGCGGCAGCGGCATCACCATTAAAGGGCCGATGGTCAACATCAATACCTGA
- a CDS encoding FHA domain-containing protein has product MKLPPAIVIQLIHIEGPMKGEIQEFSQPEITIGRHAACDVCFPKDLTIISRHHARIVRDGNRFMLVDSSTNGSFVNGKQVKEAILKDGDVILFAEGGPKLSFLTQILEGNDIPDSPLQPMVKPSVPAPVKSTTEPDYPPQPTPATPPARPVAPVQPPVFTAPVSPPPPTAPTPSPMTSDPMASQPSDNIAIQQVKKPLVIQFGPTLQSFNTLPVVIGNGGNCDFKLAHPAIFERHAQIFYHREQYWIRDLTGKNVVRINGVPVAEQGTLAPEARLSLNAKGPDFRFLGDGRLAEIEPEMAQTETSESKENSPDIHKPAASGKGMKEIGAMMKRMLKR; this is encoded by the coding sequence ATGAAACTACCACCCGCCATTGTTATTCAACTGATTCATATCGAAGGTCCCATGAAGGGAGAAATTCAGGAGTTTAGCCAACCGGAAATAACCATCGGCCGGCATGCCGCATGCGATGTCTGCTTTCCCAAGGATTTGACCATCATCTCCCGGCATCATGCCCGCATCGTCCGCGATGGCAATCGGTTTATGTTGGTAGATTCAAGCACCAACGGCTCCTTTGTGAACGGCAAACAGGTTAAGGAAGCCATTCTGAAAGATGGCGATGTCATCCTTTTTGCGGAAGGCGGGCCAAAGCTCAGTTTTTTAACTCAGATTCTGGAGGGCAACGACATTCCGGACAGTCCGCTGCAGCCAATGGTCAAGCCGTCAGTCCCGGCCCCCGTCAAATCGACGACCGAACCCGACTACCCGCCGCAGCCAACGCCGGCAACACCACCCGCGCGGCCCGTCGCACCGGTTCAGCCGCCGGTTTTTACAGCGCCCGTCAGTCCCCCGCCGCCTACGGCGCCAACACCATCACCGATGACAAGTGACCCGATGGCCTCGCAGCCCTCCGACAATATTGCCATTCAGCAAGTGAAAAAACCGCTGGTGATTCAGTTCGGCCCGACGTTGCAATCCTTTAACACGCTGCCGGTGGTGATCGGCAATGGCGGCAATTGTGACTTCAAGCTGGCGCACCCCGCCATTTTTGAGCGTCATGCCCAGATTTTTTATCACCGGGAACAATATTGGATCAGGGACTTAACCGGAAAGAACGTGGTCCGGATCAACGGGGTGCCGGTAGCTGAACAGGGCACGCTGGCGCCAGAAGCGCGCCTTTCATTGAATGCTAAAGGACCGGATTTCAGGTTTTTGGGCGACGGCAGGCTCGCGGAAATCGAACCGGAAATGGCGCAAACAGAGACGTCCGAATCAAAGGAAAATTCACCGGACATCCATAAACCCGCCGCTTCCGGCAAAGGAATGAAAGAGATCGGTGCGATGATGAAACGGATGTTGAAGCGATAA
- a CDS encoding Stp1/IreP family PP2C-type Ser/Thr phosphatase: protein MNKIVSFGKTDCGLWRSNNEDTFMVRPEFGFFLVADGMGGAAAGELASRIFSETVAEIFSTAEGLPKDSAELIQQAFGLANDRILRHTEQIPEHKGMGCTAELMVFSGDRFFIGHMGDSRTYRLKNGQFKQLTLDHSLVQRQLDQGLITPQEARTHAMRNVILRAVGVDETPALDLIRGNFSSGDLFLLCSDGLTDPVDDADIADVLTKSLPLTQKADELIELAKVGGGKDNITVVLIKIE, encoded by the coding sequence ATGAATAAAATCGTTTCATTCGGGAAAACAGACTGCGGCCTTTGGCGATCCAATAACGAAGATACGTTTATGGTAAGGCCGGAATTCGGGTTCTTTCTGGTGGCCGACGGCATGGGCGGCGCGGCCGCCGGTGAGCTGGCCAGCCGGATTTTTTCAGAAACCGTTGCGGAAATATTTTCCACCGCGGAAGGACTACCCAAAGATTCAGCCGAATTGATCCAGCAAGCCTTCGGGTTGGCAAATGATCGGATTTTAAGGCATACGGAACAAATACCCGAACATAAAGGGATGGGGTGCACCGCTGAACTGATGGTATTTTCGGGTGATCGGTTCTTCATCGGCCATATGGGGGACAGCCGCACCTATCGCCTCAAAAACGGTCAATTTAAACAGTTGACGCTAGATCACTCGCTCGTTCAGAGGCAATTGGATCAGGGGCTGATTACTCCTCAGGAAGCGCGAACACACGCCATGCGAAATGTGATTTTGCGAGCGGTCGGGGTGGATGAAACGCCCGCACTTGATTTGATTCGAGGCAATTTCTCGTCCGGAGATCTTTTTCTGCTATGCTCGGACGGTCTTACCGATCCGGTGGACGATGCGGACATTGCGGATGTATTAACAAAGTCTTTGCCCCTGACACAAAAAGCCGACGAACTGATTGAACTTGCCAAGGTCGGGGGCGGCAAAGACAACATTACAGTGGTATTAATCAAAATCGAATGA
- a CDS encoding serine protease, whose amino-acid sequence MRHIRHIIILILAIFCAAMSGTGSAVTESEQKRIPLPIGETADVLKRWWEDQGYRIQKIESTSGRITLQADKSDAGWAVELVPSSPLATLVTIRYSRENTVTWRQQLWDHLLQYIDTPGVEPSRDTRERVPVVVLSKIESVVCIHARTNGKDIQFSGVIVDREGLVLCTGHDLKTIREVTVTLYDGHQAEGKILFKNSLMDLTLIQLPMKTDTAVNLAEGRNLLGMGEAVFTVGCPVNLRGTIYSGTINGPPRLVNDQPLWQVQMEIYPGSSGSPVFDVNGNLVGMVKGRYRGTSDLGFLIPLETMIRFLKEKNPL is encoded by the coding sequence ATGCGCCATATTCGCCATATCATTATCCTGATCCTGGCCATCTTCTGCGCCGCTATGAGCGGGACCGGGTCTGCCGTTACCGAATCCGAGCAAAAGCGGATTCCATTGCCCATCGGTGAAACCGCGGACGTGCTGAAAAGGTGGTGGGAAGACCAAGGATACCGAATACAAAAGATAGAATCAACATCCGGCCGGATTACCCTTCAGGCCGATAAAAGCGATGCCGGCTGGGCGGTTGAGCTTGTCCCGAGCTCTCCCCTGGCTACGCTGGTAACCATACGTTATTCCAGAGAAAATACGGTTACTTGGCGCCAGCAGTTGTGGGATCATCTGTTGCAGTATATCGATACGCCCGGGGTGGAGCCTTCTCGCGATACCCGCGAGCGAGTTCCGGTGGTGGTTCTGTCCAAAATAGAGTCCGTGGTCTGCATTCATGCCCGAACGAACGGAAAGGACATTCAGTTTTCAGGCGTTATCGTTGATAGAGAGGGATTGGTTCTTTGCACGGGCCACGACCTTAAAACCATTCGGGAGGTAACGGTTACCCTTTATGACGGTCACCAGGCAGAGGGAAAAATCTTGTTTAAAAACTCACTCATGGACTTAACGTTGATTCAACTGCCGATGAAAACGGACACCGCCGTCAACCTTGCGGAAGGCCGGAATCTGCTCGGCATGGGAGAGGCCGTGTTTACGGTCGGGTGTCCCGTCAATCTGCGGGGAACCATTTATTCCGGCACGATCAACGGCCCTCCGCGCCTCGTCAATGATCAACCGCTATGGCAAGTGCAAATGGAGATTTATCCGGGCAGCAGCGGGAGCCCGGTGTTCGACGTCAACGGTAACCTTGTGGGCATGGTAAAGGGCCGATACCGCGGGACATCCGACCTGGGGTTTCTCATCCCGCTTGAAACCATGATCCGCTTTTTAAAAGAAAAAAATCCCCTATGA